The region CAACATGAAAGTATTTATAAACTGGTATATATAATTTCTTAAAGATTCTATGATCTTCAAAATATGtactaatttatcataaaaataaatttcaaagagtaaaatatattttatattattaataatctcttcatcttttttaattttctttttaaatataattaatatggaTTACAAAATTGCCGAATCAAATTAACATTGTAATTTCCATGATAATTtgcgtcatatatatatatatatatatatatatatatatatatattaaatttttaagagAGAAATTAATGTCTTTATTTCGAGAAAAAATATTGTAGGACTTTATTACAGTACTAGAAAAAGtattacaatttaaatatataacttCTTGCGAATACATTAAGagacaaataaataaacaaaagcTGCAACCCTCTTGCAAGAATCAATGAGATAAGAATTTCCGATGATagcaatataaaatcaaaaacagcAAATTGCTGATAAAGCATCATAATGTCTTCTGCAAGCAACTGATCTGGATTTCGTCAATTGGGCATTACATTCAAAATGcactttattaaaaatataatatgcaGCTCTGACAGTTTCAACCTGAATTGTTCAATTGGATTACATCTTTGAATGAATccgattaaaaaaataaaaataaaaaattcatcatAAATGATTCAAATCACGTTAGAAGATCTATAAAGGGAACATCAAATCTCATAAAGGACAGtataaaaaatttcacaaaGAGAAATATAAACTCCATAGAAATAAAGATAAAACaatcataaaacaaaaaatacaaaataacaaAAGACAACGATTAAATATGAAagatgtaaataaaaaattaaaaaaaaaaacgaaaccaCCGTCAATCAATAGCCTTAAAGAAGGCTAATAATAGGGTTAGTTTCGTTTTAGGAGACGGCCCCCAAGTTGGTAGGGATTTACTTTGATAGTAATTTATAATTGAGAAGAACTTCTAGAAAAGCAAAtgtttattttacattttttgttttaaaaattggggaagggagagcgcttgtgggagaaatgAACTCACGACCTTGACTGTTCAGCGCTTATACTATTTAAACTACAGCTCATTGGTATGTTCATTTTACATATACCTCATCATTACatgataattaaattgatttctaCATTAATTTTTGTACTATTTGAATGTCCAACTAACACTATATCTTGCTGTCATaattacaaacaaaattaattcaaCTAATAGTAGTTCGAGTATCACTTTTCCAACTTTGAATTGCAAAATTTGGATGTTCCCAGGATTTATACAATTTACCAAATTCTGTAACAGATTGTCcttatgttttaaataaattgttcaAGGAAACCAAAATTTCCTTTTCTGGCAATTCCAAGTTCATGGTTATACTCAAAAAAGTCATGAAGACTaacaataatttaacaaaattacaatatCTTCATTACTTTATTTCTGTAATGCTTACGAATCACATGACTTTATCATCAAAACCAGACAAAATTTTCAGACTTACTAACCCTAATTCACTCCTGCTGATTTCCTCTCATGCAAGTCATCTATAAATAGAGAAACCCTAAGCTCTAATTCCTCATCACTCACTTAAGCAaatatcttcttctttttcggTTTTTTCTAAGGAGAAAAATGGCGATCTCGAAGACTTTTCTTCTTCTCGGATTTGCATTAGCTGTTGTTATTCTGATCTCAGCTCGTGACCTTGCTGCTGAAACCGTTCAAAACCGTaagattttagatttttttagcattttttaatATGCATGCATGCAAAATTATGTATTATATAGAAATCTTATATGATAGTGTTtgcttataaattaactaaatactAACAATATttgatttcttcatttttccAGAGAAGAATGCAAATGTTGATGGGCATGGCGGATATGGCAATAATTATGGGTCTGGAAAAGGCGGATATGGCAATTATGGGTCTGGAAAAGGCGGGTACGGATCAGGTAAAGGCGGATATAGCGGAGGGCAAAGTTCAGGAAAAGGCGAATATGGAGGCGGATATGGCAAAGGATATGGATCAGGCAAAGGCGGATATGGCGGAGGGAAGGGATCAGGCAAAGGCGAATATGGAGGTGGATATGGCAAAGGAGGTGGGAGTGGAAACCACGGTGGATATGGGAGCGGAAAGGGAGGTTCCCACGGTGGCGCAAATGAAGCTGGAAACTAGACATGCATACAAACCCTTTACCTCTATATATATGAACTGATGCTTCAAGCAAGAATAATGTAAAATTGTGATGAATAAGGGTCTTTTAAACCTCATCAGCCATTAGTGGTTTGATCGAATAAGTTTGTCTTTGTACTTTTcctttaatcaatttaaaaaaagtcGCTCAGGAAATTGAAGGATTCTTGggtaataatttttacttttaaggGTAAAAAACTGTTTGTTTTAGATTTGTTGGGTGATTTTAAGTTTGGTTGGTTGAATTTGGTTTAAttagtctttttatttttaattaattgcaggttttaggggtattttagtcatttttttgacaaaatgaaTTTTATGAGCGCCGACATAAAGATTAAGAGGTTTTTGGACCGAAATTGAAATTTAAGAACGGTGGTGATGGAAGGCCCCAAAGTCAGGGACTACGGATGATTTTAAGCCCATTTTTGTATGTTCGGTTTAGTCGTTATCGATAGCGGATGGCGATAAATAGTAATGAGAAATTCTTACTTAGTCCCGGTCCATAAATTTTTCATACAACTATCtaatgaggtgttagaaaatttaacataattttatctctcttctcattattttttctttattctcatttctctaacacctTATTGGATAACTTCATGAATTTTTTATGGACTAATAGTAATATAGTATTTATTGAAATTTGAGTAGTTATTCGTGTTGATATGTTACATGATATAGTAAATAgcataattgttttattattatttttactttataaataaatagtattatataagtaaaaactaattattaaaatcaacttttagtttaaaaaagtaattataagAATCAACTTTTAGTTGCGCATAAGGACTTGGCCTGATGGTTATAAGTGCACTGCGAGGTCGGGGTTCGAACTCCGACTTTCACTCAGACCGTGGTTTgcctattttaattttaaaaaatgcataCTAACTCCCGCTAAC is a window of Mercurialis annua linkage group LG2, ddMerAnnu1.2, whole genome shotgun sequence DNA encoding:
- the LOC126667490 gene encoding glycine-rich cell wall structural protein-like isoform X1, with amino-acid sequence MAISKTFLLLGFALAVVILISARDLAAETVQNQKNANVDGHGGYGNNYGSGKGGYGNYGSGKGGYGSGKGGYSGGQSSGKGEYGGGYGKGYGSGKGGYGGGKGSGKGEYGGGYGKGGGSGNHGGYGSGKGGSHGGANEAGN
- the LOC126667490 gene encoding uncharacterized protein LOC126667490 isoform X2 encodes the protein MAISKTFLLLGFALAVVILISARDLAAETVQSQKNANVDGHGGYGNNYGSGKGGYGNYGSGKGGYGSGKGGYSGGQSSGKGEYGGGYGKGYGSGKGGYGGGKGSGKGEYGGGYGKGGGSGNHGGYGSGKGGSHGGANEAGN